A genomic segment from Vicia villosa cultivar HV-30 ecotype Madison, WI unplaced genomic scaffold, Vvil1.0 ctg.000470F_1_1, whole genome shotgun sequence encodes:
- the LOC131628652 gene encoding uncharacterized protein LOC131628652 encodes MNMRQKFKCSDFYKAIQNSPKVSWSHLLLSNPATPRAVFIFWLVCHGKLPTTSRLCRFGLLSDNKCGFCDNEETISHLFFYCEEMKSIGRYVLQWLDIHHSPKRWEEEIDWIQRKGKGKGWRAKLFRLALTETIYGAWLYKNGTCFGKVMHRAKVLETILEKIVYRSWGCKDLKSHIVNYMAF; translated from the coding sequence ATGAACATGAGGCAGAAGTTTAAATGCAGTGATTTCTATAAAGCCATTCAGAATTCACCCAAGGTCTCGTGGAGTCATCTCCTTCTTTCAAATCCTGCTACTCCCCGAGCTGTCTTTATATTTTGGCTTGTTTGTCATGGTAAACTTCCCACAACAAGTAGACTTTGTAGGTTTGGTTTGCTTAGTGACAACAAGTGTGGTTTTTGTGACAATGAGGAGACTATTAGTCATCTGTTTTTTTATTGTGAAGAAATGAAGAGCATTGGGAGATATGTTTTACAATGGCTGGATATTCACCATTCTCCAAAAAGATGGGAAGAAGAGATCGATTGGATTCAAAGGAAAGGTAAAGGCAAAGGTTGGAGGGCCAAGCTCTTTAGGCTTGCTCTTACTGAAACAATATATGGGGCTTGGTTGTACAAAAATGGTACTTGTTTTGGCAAAGTAATGCATAGAGCAAAAGTCTTGGAGACTATTCTTGAAAAAATAGTTTATAGAAGCTGGGGGTGTAAAGATTTAAAAAGCCACATTGTTAATTATATGGCTTTTTAG
- the LOC131628641 gene encoding hyoscyamine 6-dioxygenase-like: MDQRLVSTWSNVNSSVPLSFVQPPECRPGKVTNPSTKTIPLIDLGGHDHAHTITQVLKASQEYGFFQVINHGVSKDLVEEALNIFKEFHGMPAKDKVNECSKDPSGINCKIYASSENYKQDAIQYWKDTLTHPCPPSGEFMEFWPQKPPKYREIVGKYTQELNKLGHEILEMLCEGLGLKPGYFIGELSENPIVLAHHYPPCPDPSLTLGLAKHRDPTLITLLLQDQEVHGLQVLKDNEWIPVEPILNAFVVNIGLILQIITNGRLIGAEHRVVTNSKSARTSVAYFIYPSFSRMIEPAQDLVDEITPPIYKSMSFGEFRKNFYEKGPKIEQVLHS; this comes from the exons ATGGATCAAAGACTTGTCTCAACTTGGTCTAACGTTAATTCCTCTGTCCCTCTTTCGTTTGTTCAACCTCCTGAGTGTAGACCTGGAAAAGTCACAAACCCTTCAACTAAAACAATACCTTTGATTGATCTTGGAGGACATGATCATGCTCATACCATAACACAAGTTTTGAAAGCTTCTCAAGAATATGGCTTTTTTCag gTTATAAACCATGGAGTTTCAAAGGATTTAGTGGAAGAAGCATTGAATATTTTCAAAGAATTTCATGGCATGCCTGCAAAGGACAAGGTgaatgaatgttctaaagatccaagTGGAATTAATTGCAAGATATATGCAAGTAGTGAGAATTACAAACAAGATGCTATCCAATATTGGAAGGATACATTAACTCATCCATGTCCTCCTTCCGGAGAATTCATGGAGTTTTGGCCTCAAAAACCACCTAAATACCG TGAGATTGTTGGTAAATATACACAAGAATTAAACAAATTGGGACATGAAATTTTGGAGATGCTTTGTGAAGGGTTAGGGCTAAAGCCAGGATATTTCATTGgtgaacttagtgaaaatccaataGTACTAGCTCATCACTACCCTCCATGTCCAGATCCAAGTTTAACTTTAGGCCTAGCCAAACATAGAGACCCTACACTCATCACTCTTCTACTTCAAGATCAAGAGGTTCATGGACTTCAAGTTCTTAAGGACAATGAATGGATTCCTGTTGAACCTATTCTCAATGCTTTTGTTGTTAACATTGGCTTAATCTTGcag ataaTTACTAATGGAAGACTTATTGGTGCTGAACATCGAGTTGTGACAAATTCAAAAAGCGCAAGAACATCAGTTGCATATTTCATCTATCCTTCATTTTCAAGAATGATTGAACCAGCACAAGATTTGGTAGATGAAATCACTCCTCCAATTTATAAGTCCATGTCATTTGGAGAATTTCGAAAAAATTTCTATGAAAAAGGACCCAAAATTGAACAAGTTTTGCATTCTTAG